Below is a genomic region from Phragmites australis chromosome 20, lpPhrAust1.1, whole genome shotgun sequence.
TCATCACCCAAGATTTTGGGGACTCTATAGCGGCAGCGAATCCTCCAAAACCTGCATTCATGTCCATAATATTTCTGTATCTTCCAGTAAGTAGATACTTGTTCACGGTGCTATAAGCCTTCACATGCTTCTTCCACATTTTATTGTCTTTTTGAAAGGCCTGAGATGAAACCCCTGGAATCAAACTATTTGCAATTCTTGGAGGAATTGCATTGAGCCTGCCTGGGAAAGGTTTGATTGTTCCTCCAGCTACTTCACTTTGATCTTTTACATCTGGAAGGGGTGTCACACAGGCCTTCATCTTCGTGTACCTGATGTAGCAGCAGTCCGTAAAAATTAGGATAAGAAAGGGGCTATATAACCCCCCCAAAAAATCTGTTCAaaggatttttctttttaataaaattacAGGAATAGCATACCAGACATCATCTGGGTTTGTTGATTCACACATCTGCACAGTGGATTCGTCTTGCCTAGAAGGACAAGACTCCGTGTTTACCCTTTTCCTCCATATTGCCATGTCACCCTTCTCTGAGACTTTTTCCCAACATAGAAGGTCAGCAATTTCCTCTATTCTGCTCTGCTCTGCCTCGAGATCCTTCTTTGTGCGCTGCCAACCCTTGTAGTGCACCTTCCAATTAATTGGAGGACCAGACAGAACCCAGTAGCCACCAGGCCTTAGAACCCTATCAACTTCCATCATGTAGATTCCGTCTGCAACCATAAAAATGGTAATAAGTTGTAAAATAAATTGCGTAGaaatataacaaaaatattCTAGGTATTAATGGTAgtcaaaattccaaaaaaaaatcgttGCTTTGATGCAGAATATGAAAGGAGGCACGATTTGGCTCACCGTTTGCTCCCCATGGAATCAGGCACCTGGAGCAATGGGCCATATCAAAGGCCCTCGATGGATAAGGAAGTTTTATTGTACCAAGAACACCAATAACAGCTGGAACGCCTCTCTCCAGAGCAAACTGCACTTGTGCCTCATGTGAATCTCTTGGTGCAAACGACATGGCCAAGACATTCCTCTTCAACAAATAGGCTCCCCAGCTAGCCACCTGAAATAGTTCCAGAGCGTTAAGACATGGACTAGACTTTGCAACCTAGCTTGACTTAGCAACAAGCAATATGCAGTTTAGCATTTCATCTTACCCCGCAACCAGTGTCAAGTGCAGTCCTGACAGTTCCATTTGCAATCGGAATAACTGATGCCAGCTGATCGATGTACTTATCTGCTCCTTCAGGAAACTGAGTCCCTCCACCGGGGAATCTGAACACATTGCCCTCGTATTGAACCCAATTCTGGATGGCTTTCTCGACTGTCAAGCTCTTATATGGGCAATTCGCAAATGGAACATAGTCCCGGCTCTTCGGCCATGGGAACGGGGTTACATATCCCTTCGGCGGTGGTATCAAACAGCGCATATTTTCTTTCTGCGGCGGGCAATGCCGCTCTCTGTAATTCATATTCTCCCGAGGGAACTTCATCGCCCTATTCTGATCTTGGCAAGG
It encodes:
- the LOC133901662 gene encoding probable methyltransferase PMT2 produces the protein MAVKGSSVDNRTRSTVSLCIVIGMCCFFYILGAWRKSGFGKGDGIALEITKRTDCTILPNLSFYSHQSKAGRSSDLVSPVKKFKPCPDRYTDYTPCQDQNRAMKFPRENMNYRERHCPPQKENMRCLIPPPKGYVTPFPWPKSRDYVPFANCPYKSLTVEKAIQNWVQYEGNVFRFPGGGTQFPEGADKYIDQLASVIPIANGTVRTALDTGCGVASWGAYLLKRNVLAMSFAPRDSHEAQVQFALERGVPAVIGVLGTIKLPYPSRAFDMAHCSRCLIPWGANDGIYMMEVDRVLRPGGYWVLSGPPINWKVHYKGWQRTKKDLEAEQSRIEEIADLLCWEKVSEKGDMAIWRKRVNTESCPSRQDESTVQMCESTNPDDVWYTKMKACVTPLPDVKDQSEVAGGTIKPFPGRLNAIPPRIANSLIPGVSSQAFQKDNKMWKKHVKAYSTVNKYLLTGRYRNIMDMNAGFGGFAAAIESPKSWVMNVVPTNAKMSTLGAVYERGLIGIYHDWCEAFSTYPRTYDLIHASGLFTLYKNKCSMEDILLEMDRILRPEGAVIMRDDVDVLTKVNRLARGIRWNTKLVDHEDGPLMREKILYAVKQYWVGGNQTAAA